In Cystobacter ferrugineus, the following proteins share a genomic window:
- a CDS encoding SDR family NAD(P)-dependent oxidoreductase yields the protein MDTELQGKGVLVTGGAGGIGGAVVRAFAEEKAKVAVHYHQSADKAEALARELGGVALRADLTSEADVDALVPAAVKALGRLDVLVANAGVWPPADEPVWKMPLARWRRTLAENLDSVFLSCRAFLRHVETTGSGNIILIASTAGLFGEAGHSDYAAAKGALASGFLKSLKNELTRIAPLGRVNTVCPGWTGVERNQHKLADPAFVERVTRTMPLRKLGRPEDVARVVVTLASDRISGHVTGEVITVAGGMEGRVLHEA from the coding sequence ATGGACACGGAGCTTCAGGGCAAGGGCGTCCTCGTGACCGGGGGCGCGGGCGGAATCGGCGGCGCGGTGGTGCGCGCCTTCGCGGAGGAGAAGGCGAAGGTGGCGGTGCACTACCACCAGAGCGCGGACAAGGCGGAGGCCCTGGCGCGGGAGCTGGGAGGCGTGGCGCTCCGGGCGGACCTCACCTCGGAAGCCGACGTGGACGCGCTGGTGCCCGCGGCGGTGAAGGCCCTGGGCCGGCTGGACGTGCTGGTGGCCAACGCGGGCGTGTGGCCCCCCGCGGACGAGCCCGTGTGGAAGATGCCGCTCGCGCGCTGGCGCCGCACGCTGGCGGAGAACCTGGACAGCGTCTTCCTGAGCTGCCGCGCCTTCCTGCGCCACGTGGAGACGACGGGCTCGGGCAACATCATCCTCATCGCCTCGACGGCGGGCCTCTTCGGCGAGGCGGGTCACTCGGACTACGCGGCCGCCAAGGGCGCGCTGGCCAGTGGTTTCCTCAAGAGCCTGAAGAACGAGCTCACGCGCATCGCTCCGCTTGGCCGGGTGAACACCGTGTGCCCCGGTTGGACGGGGGTGGAGCGCAACCAGCACAAGCTCGCGGATCCGGCGTTCGTCGAGCGGGTGACGCGCACCATGCCCCTGCGCAAGCTGGGCCGTCCGGAGGACGTGGCCCGGGTGGTGGTGACGCTCGCGTCCGATCGCATCTCCGGCCATGTCACCGGCGAGGTCATCACCGTGGCCGGAGGCATGGAAGGCCGCGTCCTGCACGAGGCCTGA
- a CDS encoding alpha/beta hydrolase, whose translation MMGVLETQEMHSPALEGNPLGDPARRALTVYLPPGYAAGTRRYPAVYFLNAYSGSGRTWTNFSPFSLSVPERLDALIAAGSVPPFIGVFPDGWTSLGGSQWVNSDAIGRYRDFLAKDVLGFVDRTYRTLPKALSRAVVGHSSGGYGALVMGRYHPDLFSHLSAQSPDAYFEYCYLPDLPKTASALLKAGGVDAWYSAFVQRSRETKARGEDFSIISALAMAAAYSPKKGEPLNLELPFDTQTGRLRPEVWNRWLVHDPVRFVPKFIDAFRKMKTVFIDCGTRDEFNLRWGVRMIAEDFKNGGVEVTHEEFEDGHTGVNYRFERSLAVIGQRLVLD comes from the coding sequence ATGATGGGAGTACTCGAGACCCAGGAGATGCACTCGCCGGCGCTGGAGGGCAACCCGCTGGGAGATCCGGCGCGGCGGGCACTGACGGTGTATCTGCCACCCGGTTACGCCGCGGGCACCCGCCGCTACCCGGCGGTGTACTTCCTCAACGCCTACAGCGGCAGCGGCAGGACGTGGACGAACTTCTCGCCGTTCTCGCTGAGCGTGCCCGAGCGGCTGGACGCGCTCATCGCGGCGGGCTCCGTTCCGCCCTTCATCGGCGTGTTCCCGGACGGGTGGACGTCGCTGGGCGGCAGCCAGTGGGTGAACAGCGACGCCATCGGCCGCTACCGTGACTTCCTGGCCAAGGACGTGCTGGGCTTCGTGGACCGCACGTACCGCACGCTGCCCAAGGCGCTGTCTCGCGCGGTGGTGGGCCACAGCTCGGGCGGCTACGGCGCGCTGGTGATGGGCCGCTACCACCCGGATCTCTTCTCGCACCTGAGCGCCCAGTCGCCCGACGCCTATTTCGAGTACTGCTACCTGCCGGATCTGCCCAAGACCGCCTCGGCGCTGCTCAAGGCGGGCGGAGTGGATGCCTGGTACTCGGCCTTCGTCCAGCGCTCCCGGGAGACGAAGGCGCGCGGCGAGGACTTCTCCATCATCAGCGCGCTGGCCATGGCCGCCGCCTACTCCCCCAAGAAGGGGGAGCCGCTCAACCTGGAGCTGCCCTTCGATACGCAGACGGGCCGGCTGCGGCCGGAGGTGTGGAACCGCTGGCTCGTGCACGATCCGGTGCGCTTCGTGCCCAAGTTCATCGACGCGTTCCGCAAGATGAAGACCGTCTTCATCGACTGTGGCACGCGCGACGAGTTCAACCTGCGCTGGGGCGTGCGGATGATCGCCGAGGACTTCAAGAACGGTGGCGTCGAGGTGACCCACGAGGAGTTCGAGGACGGTCACACGGGCGTCAACTACCGCTTCGAGCGCTCGCTGGCGGTGATCGGCCAGCGGCTCGTACTCGACTAG
- a CDS encoding uracil-DNA glycosylase, whose translation MSEAPHPSQALSEVLEDLRRHLLWQQEEGGRFLQVDARVAAEARAAGLPRPAALARPPVASKPAPAPPVPPPAAPPPPPRAAAPQIERPQAPRVLTPAPPALIEVPAQMRPSTGALPGVVDGERPRLDDIRRELGDCRRCKLCTGRKNIVFGSGNPRAELVFVGEGPGETEDQQGVPFVGAAGQLLTKMIEAMGYRRDDIYICNVVKCRPPNNRNPEPDEVAACEPFLRAQLKAIQPKAIVALGKFAAQTLLRDSTPITRLRGNWRQYEGIQLMPTFHPAYLLRQPAEKRKAWEDLQQVMKFFGKTSGQRG comes from the coding sequence GTGAGCGAAGCCCCCCATCCCTCGCAGGCGTTGAGTGAAGTCCTCGAGGATCTGCGCCGTCACCTCCTCTGGCAGCAGGAGGAGGGTGGCCGGTTCCTCCAGGTGGACGCACGTGTGGCCGCGGAAGCGCGTGCCGCGGGTCTCCCCCGGCCAGCGGCCCTGGCGCGCCCCCCGGTGGCCAGCAAGCCCGCCCCCGCGCCCCCGGTTCCTCCTCCGGCGGCCCCTCCGCCGCCTCCTCGCGCGGCGGCCCCCCAGATCGAGCGTCCCCAGGCTCCGCGGGTCCTCACCCCCGCGCCGCCCGCGCTCATCGAGGTGCCGGCCCAGATGCGGCCCTCCACGGGCGCGCTGCCGGGCGTGGTGGACGGCGAGCGGCCCCGCCTGGACGACATCCGGCGCGAGCTGGGGGACTGCCGCCGGTGCAAGCTGTGCACGGGCCGCAAGAACATCGTCTTCGGCTCGGGCAACCCCCGCGCGGAGTTGGTGTTCGTGGGCGAGGGTCCCGGCGAGACCGAGGATCAGCAGGGCGTGCCGTTCGTGGGCGCCGCGGGCCAGCTCCTCACGAAGATGATCGAGGCGATGGGCTACCGCCGCGACGACATCTACATCTGCAACGTGGTGAAGTGCCGGCCGCCGAACAACCGCAACCCCGAGCCGGACGAGGTGGCGGCGTGTGAGCCGTTCCTGCGCGCTCAGCTCAAGGCCATCCAGCCCAAGGCCATCGTGGCGCTGGGCAAGTTCGCGGCGCAGACGCTGCTGCGCGACTCCACGCCCATCACCCGGCTGCGTGGCAACTGGCGTCAATACGAGGGCATCCAGCTCATGCCCACCTTCCACCCGGCCTACCTGCTGCGCCAACCGGCGGAGAAGCGCAAGGCCTGGGAGGATCTCCAACAGGTCATGAAGTTCTTCGGCAAGACATCCGGGCAGCGTGGCTGA
- a CDS encoding PQQ-binding-like beta-propeller repeat protein: MHPASSSTPRPLFQSDGSQRWRSNLGDTWASAPAVAAGQVYALTGDTSSGRIWSIQARTGSTTFQAPVPLTQGSPNGSAQPIIVGQKVYISYGGSSAETKVLDAASGTVLWSVASGGDSGDPPAVDNQRLYFFRPYWSRYTPGPGQGAGFTALDLSTGRTVFTIVKPPTPPTEGDIRFSGSSPVLTGNGRALVNRNSDFGSSLECIDLESQTLAWEIEGRFHGVPTVVGDVFYIINDTQLEARGVADGHLLWSWSPSQGIRESFNSAYALSDIVATNNLVFFSTDEQVYALDVEKRSIVWSYPAPGRLSISASGILYIVRYSRDLSISLRPEGKVAAINLH, encoded by the coding sequence ATGCATCCTGCCAGCAGCAGTACACCCAGACCGCTCTTCCAATCCGACGGCAGCCAGCGTTGGCGCTCGAACCTGGGAGACACCTGGGCTTCCGCACCAGCTGTCGCGGCAGGACAGGTCTATGCCCTGACGGGAGACACCTCGAGTGGCCGCATCTGGTCCATCCAGGCGCGCACGGGTAGCACCACCTTTCAGGCGCCCGTGCCATTGACGCAAGGCTCTCCCAATGGTTCGGCTCAACCGATCATCGTGGGGCAGAAGGTGTACATCAGCTATGGGGGTTCGTCCGCGGAGACCAAGGTGCTCGATGCCGCCTCGGGTACGGTTCTGTGGTCGGTGGCGTCGGGCGGCGATAGCGGGGACCCACCCGCCGTTGACAATCAGCGCCTCTATTTCTTCCGGCCCTATTGGTCGCGCTATACGCCGGGGCCTGGCCAGGGCGCCGGGTTCACGGCGCTGGACCTCTCCACCGGCCGCACGGTGTTCACGATCGTCAAGCCGCCCACTCCGCCAACGGAAGGCGACATCAGGTTCAGCGGGAGCTCACCGGTGCTCACGGGCAACGGACGGGCGCTGGTGAACCGCAACTCGGACTTCGGGTCCTCTCTCGAGTGCATCGATCTCGAAAGCCAGACATTGGCATGGGAGATCGAGGGACGTTTTCATGGAGTCCCCACGGTCGTCGGCGACGTCTTCTACATCATCAACGACACCCAACTGGAAGCACGCGGCGTGGCGGATGGGCACCTGCTCTGGTCCTGGTCACCGTCCCAAGGCATCAGGGAATCCTTCAACTCCGCGTACGCCCTCTCGGACATCGTGGCGACCAACAACCTCGTGTTCTTCAGCACGGACGAGCAGGTCTACGCGCTCGATGTCGAGAAACGCTCCATTGTCTGGTCCTATCCGGCGCCTGGGCGGCTGTCGATCTCGGCTTCGGGAATCCTCTACATCGTCAGATACTCCAGGGACCTGAGCATCAGCCTCAGGCCCGAGGGGAAGGTGGCGGCGATCAACCTCCACTGA
- a CDS encoding aldo/keto reductase, producing the protein MEFRQLGASGFKVPVLSLGTGTFGGGNEFFKGFGSSDVKEATRLVDISLDCGLNMFDSADVYSGGMAEEILGQAIKDRRERVLISTKATLRAGPGPNDVGSSRHHLIRAVEGSLRRLGTDYIDLFHLHGFDPITPVEETLNTLDDLVRAGKIRYIGCSNFPGWHLMKSLAVSERHNLARYVAHQAYYSLVGRDYEWELMPLGLDQKVSAVAWSPLGWGRLTGRIRRGQPLPEGTRLQNSQTAAGGPQIPEEYLYRVVDALDEVAAETGKTVPQVAINWLLQRPTVANVIIGARNEEQLRQNLGAIGWNLTPKQVAKLDAASATPPAYPYWHHQRFSENNTFLNS; encoded by the coding sequence ATGGAATTCAGACAACTCGGCGCTTCGGGCTTCAAGGTTCCCGTCCTCAGTCTCGGCACGGGGACGTTCGGAGGCGGCAACGAGTTCTTCAAGGGCTTTGGCAGCAGCGACGTGAAGGAGGCCACCCGGCTCGTCGACATCTCACTCGACTGCGGGCTGAACATGTTCGACTCGGCCGACGTGTACTCGGGCGGAATGGCCGAGGAGATCCTTGGCCAGGCGATCAAGGACCGCCGTGAGCGGGTGCTCATCTCCACCAAGGCCACCCTCCGCGCGGGCCCTGGTCCCAACGATGTGGGCTCGTCGCGCCACCACCTGATCCGCGCGGTCGAGGGGAGCCTGCGCCGCCTGGGCACCGACTACATCGACCTCTTCCATCTCCACGGCTTCGACCCCATCACACCCGTCGAGGAGACACTCAACACGCTCGACGATCTCGTGCGCGCCGGGAAGATCCGCTACATCGGCTGCTCGAACTTCCCGGGCTGGCACCTCATGAAGTCGCTGGCCGTGTCGGAGCGCCACAACCTCGCGCGCTACGTGGCCCACCAGGCGTACTACTCACTCGTCGGGCGCGACTACGAGTGGGAGCTGATGCCTCTGGGGCTCGACCAGAAGGTCAGCGCGGTCGCCTGGAGCCCGCTGGGTTGGGGCCGGTTGACGGGCAGGATCCGCCGCGGCCAGCCCCTGCCCGAGGGCACCCGGCTCCAGAACTCCCAGACGGCCGCGGGCGGCCCCCAGATCCCCGAGGAGTACCTCTACCGGGTCGTGGACGCGCTCGACGAGGTGGCGGCGGAGACAGGCAAGACGGTGCCGCAGGTGGCCATCAACTGGCTGCTGCAGCGGCCGACGGTCGCCAACGTCATCATCGGCGCACGCAACGAGGAGCAACTGCGCCAGAACCTGGGCGCGATCGGCTGGAACCTCACCCCGAAGCAGGTGGCGAAGCTCGACGCGGCGAGCGCCACGCCCCCCGCCTACCCCTACTGGCACCATCAGCGGTTCAGCGAGAACAATACCTTCCTGAATTCTTGA
- a CDS encoding cyclase family protein → MGEPISVGDGPSGRYEGAMNLLKTVVITGALLWTLPSAAQNSAVATPFATAKDIDTWMEKNRNWQRWGPEDQLGAANLITAAKRKDAARLVREGVSVSLAHPLETQKAEDVPYPLGHDMLITGESPDSMYSADSLSIGFHGFSHTHLDALCHVFDHGKMFNGYDQKLVTAKGCSTLAVSALKDGILTRGVLIDLPAFQGVPYLEPGTAIHAKDLEAWEKKTKVRVSSGDAVIIRTGRWARRAAVGPWDVSKQSAGLHASTADWFKKRGVAVVATDVGLDVIPSGVEGAFLPVHVMLINALGIHVIDNADPEALSKAAAERKRHDFFLGIAPLNVEGGTGSPVNPIAVF, encoded by the coding sequence ATGGGCGAGCCAATCTCGGTGGGCGACGGTCCCTCCGGGCGTTATGAGGGCGCCATGAACCTGCTCAAGACCGTTGTCATCACGGGCGCACTGCTGTGGACGCTGCCGAGCGCGGCCCAGAACAGCGCCGTCGCCACGCCCTTCGCGACCGCGAAGGACATCGACACCTGGATGGAGAAGAACCGGAACTGGCAGCGCTGGGGTCCCGAGGATCAGCTCGGCGCCGCGAATCTGATCACCGCCGCCAAGCGCAAGGACGCCGCACGGCTCGTCCGGGAAGGCGTCTCCGTCTCCCTCGCACATCCGCTGGAGACCCAGAAGGCCGAGGATGTCCCATATCCGCTCGGCCACGACATGCTCATCACGGGTGAGTCCCCGGACTCCATGTACAGCGCCGACTCCCTGTCCATCGGGTTTCATGGCTTCTCGCACACACACCTCGATGCGCTCTGCCACGTCTTCGATCATGGCAAGATGTTCAACGGGTACGACCAGAAGCTCGTCACCGCGAAAGGTTGCTCCACGCTCGCCGTGAGCGCGCTCAAGGACGGGATCCTGACGCGCGGAGTGCTCATCGATCTGCCAGCCTTCCAGGGCGTCCCCTACCTGGAGCCAGGCACCGCCATCCACGCGAAGGATCTCGAGGCCTGGGAGAAGAAGACGAAGGTCCGCGTGTCCAGTGGTGACGCCGTCATCATCCGCACGGGCCGCTGGGCCCGCCGCGCCGCCGTGGGACCCTGGGATGTGTCGAAGCAATCCGCGGGACTGCACGCCTCCACCGCTGACTGGTTCAAGAAGCGGGGAGTCGCCGTCGTCGCCACGGATGTCGGTCTGGACGTGATTCCCTCCGGCGTGGAGGGCGCATTTCTTCCGGTGCATGTGATGCTGATCAACGCCCTGGGCATCCACGTCATCGACAACGCCGACCCCGAGGCACTGAGCAAGGCCGCCGCCGAGCGCAAGCGCCATGACTTCTTCCTCGGCATCGCCCCCCTGAACGTGGAAGGCGGCACGGGCTCTCCCGTCAACCCCATCGCGGTCTTCTGA
- a CDS encoding Kelch repeat-containing protein — protein sequence MFLLRLCAFLPLLLAVLTGCDTSPRPGVSATGAMRLFISTPSALPGDVARVTVTVSAPDMASLSTELVLTDGTWGGVLGDIPAGEHRTFLARAFTSANTLRYEGRAEDVTVTAGTPGLVSLTLQDVSFPPPFTNEAPLVDSLVANSTSVTPGGSVSLAASAHDPNVGDTLSFTWTAPSGSFAAATQASTTWTAPTTQGPVNLSLTVSDSHGASLTVSVTVMVSAGSGGAEVKVSLNTAPTVVSLTSSQSSLDVGQQTALSVSATDVDGDDLSYQWSATCVGSFTGASSSSATFTPSALPTTACNNCQVSVTVTDGRGGQNTGSLAVCVSKDAARHAPPMIARSYQSSPTAKASQVLTFEVEAIDPSGSALGFAWTASLGTLGTAASGASSSSITWTAPTCVSPGTTPRLTATVTNAFGLKVSRSFTVTGLLACTSASWAPTSAMVTPRYLHTATLLPNGKVLVVGGKNVDATLATVEVYDPATGTWSPTGSMTTPRYSHTATLLPNGKVLVVGGIGSGFLATAEVYDPATGTWNPTGSMSLTRYSHTATLLPNGQVLVAGGYDNGGSALVPAEVYDPATGTWRRAGNLAMRRFEHTATLLPNGKVLIVGGYNTLGIVGPTEVYDPAADAAVVIGSPLFSRYRHGAVLLSNGQVLVAGGQYSATAELYDPVAGSWHITSTMATPRTEYTATLLPNGKVLVSGGTSARGSFLTMAEVYDPATGTWRITSAMATSRGGHTATLLPNGKVLISGGYNGFTYYLRAAEVYDPGTGS from the coding sequence GTGTTCCTGCTGCGTCTCTGCGCGTTCCTTCCACTCCTGCTGGCGGTGCTCACCGGCTGTGACACCTCGCCCCGCCCGGGAGTGTCCGCCACCGGAGCGATGCGGCTGTTCATCTCCACGCCCTCGGCCTTGCCAGGCGATGTCGCGCGCGTCACCGTCACCGTCTCCGCCCCCGACATGGCCTCGCTGTCCACCGAGCTGGTGCTGACCGACGGTACCTGGGGTGGCGTCCTCGGCGACATTCCCGCGGGAGAGCACCGCACCTTTCTCGCCCGGGCCTTCACCTCCGCCAACACCCTGCGCTACGAGGGGCGTGCCGAAGACGTCACCGTCACGGCTGGAACCCCGGGCCTGGTGTCCCTCACCCTCCAGGATGTCTCCTTCCCTCCGCCCTTCACCAATGAGGCGCCTCTCGTCGACTCCCTGGTGGCCAACTCCACCAGCGTGACCCCGGGCGGCAGTGTCTCCCTGGCGGCCAGTGCCCATGATCCCAACGTGGGTGACACGCTGAGCTTCACCTGGACGGCCCCCTCGGGCAGCTTCGCGGCCGCCACGCAGGCGAGCACCACCTGGACGGCCCCCACCACCCAGGGCCCGGTGAACCTATCGCTCACGGTGAGCGACTCGCATGGGGCGAGCCTCACGGTGAGCGTCACGGTAATGGTTTCGGCGGGCAGCGGGGGAGCGGAGGTGAAGGTGAGCCTCAACACCGCGCCCACGGTGGTGTCCCTCACCTCCTCCCAATCCTCACTGGACGTGGGGCAGCAGACGGCCCTGTCCGTCTCGGCCACCGACGTGGACGGCGATGACCTGAGCTATCAGTGGAGCGCCACGTGCGTGGGCAGCTTCACCGGGGCCAGTTCCTCCAGTGCCACATTCACCCCCTCGGCACTGCCCACGACGGCCTGCAACAACTGCCAGGTGAGCGTGACGGTGACGGATGGCCGGGGCGGACAGAACACGGGCAGTCTGGCGGTATGCGTCTCCAAGGACGCGGCCCGGCATGCGCCGCCGATGATTGCGCGCTCCTACCAGTCGAGCCCGACAGCCAAGGCCAGCCAGGTGCTCACCTTCGAGGTGGAAGCGATAGATCCGTCGGGCTCCGCGCTCGGCTTCGCCTGGACGGCCAGCCTGGGGACGCTCGGCACGGCGGCCTCGGGTGCATCCAGCAGCAGCATCACCTGGACGGCGCCCACCTGTGTCAGTCCGGGCACCACGCCGAGACTCACCGCCACGGTGACCAACGCCTTCGGCCTGAAAGTCAGCCGAAGCTTCACGGTGACGGGACTGCTCGCGTGTACCAGCGCGAGTTGGGCCCCGACGAGCGCCATGGTCACGCCACGCTATCTGCACACGGCGACGCTGTTGCCCAACGGCAAGGTGCTCGTCGTGGGGGGAAAGAACGTCGATGCCACCCTGGCGACGGTGGAGGTATACGATCCGGCCACGGGCACCTGGAGCCCCACCGGCTCCATGACCACACCGCGCTATTCGCATACGGCGACGCTGCTGCCCAACGGCAAGGTGCTCGTGGTGGGCGGAATCGGCAGTGGCTTTCTGGCGACGGCGGAGGTGTACGATCCGGCCACGGGCACCTGGAACCCCACCGGCTCCATGAGCCTGACGCGCTATTCGCATACGGCGACGCTGCTGCCCAACGGCCAGGTGCTCGTCGCGGGCGGGTATGACAACGGCGGTAGCGCCCTGGTACCAGCGGAGGTGTACGACCCGGCCACGGGCACCTGGCGTCGCGCCGGCAACCTGGCCATGCGGCGCTTCGAGCATACGGCGACGCTGCTGCCCAACGGCAAGGTGCTCATCGTCGGGGGATATAACACCTTGGGTATCGTGGGGCCGACAGAGGTGTACGACCCAGCCGCGGACGCAGCGGTCGTCATCGGCAGCCCGCTCTTCTCGCGGTACCGGCATGGGGCGGTGCTGCTCTCCAATGGCCAGGTGCTCGTCGCGGGAGGCCAATACTCGGCGACAGCGGAGCTATACGACCCGGTCGCGGGCTCCTGGCACATCACCAGCACCATGGCCACACCGCGCACGGAATATACGGCGACGCTGCTGCCCAATGGCAAGGTGCTCGTCTCGGGGGGCACCTCTGCGAGAGGCAGCTTCCTGACGATGGCTGAGGTGTACGATCCGGCCACGGGCACCTGGCGCATCACCAGTGCCATGGCCACCTCGCGCGGCGGACATACGGCGACGCTGCTGCCCAATGGCAAGGTGCTCATCTCGGGGGGGTACAATGGCTTTACCTACTACCTGAGAGCCGCGGAGGTGTACGACCCGGGTACGGGTTCCTGA